The following are encoded in a window of Ruminiclostridium herbifermentans genomic DNA:
- a CDS encoding ACT domain-containing protein produces the protein MRAVITVLGKDRVGIIAGVSNILADSNVNILDITQTIMQDVFTMITLVDISGCNIPFDVLSERLDKKGVELGLKIQIQHEDIFNSMHRI, from the coding sequence GTGAGAGCAGTCATTACAGTTTTAGGCAAGGATAGAGTAGGAATTATAGCTGGAGTTAGCAATATTCTAGCTGATAGTAATGTGAATATACTAGATATAACTCAAACTATAATGCAAGATGTATTTACAATGATTACACTTGTAGATATTTCTGGTTGTAATATTCCTTTTGATGTTCTTTCTGAAAGGCTTGATAAAAAGGGAGTAGAGTTGGGGTTAAAAATCCAGATTCAACATGAAGATATTTTTAATTCTATGCATAGGATATGA
- a CDS encoding putative DNA modification/repair radical SAM protein, whose translation MDLFDKLGILADAAKYDVSCSSSGGSRNNKNGVGNSHAAGICHTWSDDGRCVSLLKILLSNECIYDCVYCVNRSSNDVPRASFTADEVIDLTMNFYRRNYIEGLFLSSAVLKNPSYTMELMLNIVRRLRNDHRFYGYIHLKAIPGADERLISEAGMFVDRMSVNIELPSDKGLEVLAPHKPKKALLKPMHQISQKIIQNKDEQKIYKRANFNTSLTKRDQFVPAGQSTQLIVGATPDKDLSILKLSEALYSNFNLKRVYYSAYVPTLSDPRLPAIIKPPLLREHRLYQADWLLRFYGFYADELLSKSNPDFNPELDPKADWALRNLHLFPVEINSVDYEMLLRVPGIGVKSAQRIIKARRVGKLNFDNLKKIGVVLKRAGHFITCQGKTYETYSQNEHIVKESLISAKLLPQSKKSVPGQMSLLSELNENGISEGMSDLYLYDSPQNTKQWLSYYNLPQDGRLLISDIHL comes from the coding sequence GTGGACTTATTTGATAAACTTGGTATATTAGCTGATGCTGCTAAATATGATGTTTCCTGCTCTTCAAGCGGCGGAAGCAGAAATAATAAAAATGGTGTTGGAAACAGCCATGCTGCTGGTATATGCCATACTTGGTCTGATGATGGCAGATGTGTTTCATTGCTCAAAATTTTATTATCAAATGAATGTATATATGATTGTGTATATTGTGTTAACAGGTCTTCAAATGATGTCCCTCGTGCAAGCTTTACTGCCGATGAAGTCATTGACCTCACCATGAATTTCTATAGAAGAAACTATATCGAAGGACTTTTCCTAAGTTCAGCTGTGCTTAAAAACCCTAGCTATACTATGGAATTAATGCTAAATATCGTTAGAAGACTCAGAAATGATCATAGATTTTACGGGTATATACACCTGAAAGCCATTCCTGGCGCTGATGAAAGACTCATTAGTGAAGCAGGTATGTTTGTAGATAGAATGAGTGTCAATATTGAACTTCCTTCTGACAAAGGACTAGAGGTACTAGCTCCTCATAAGCCCAAAAAGGCATTATTAAAACCAATGCATCAGATAAGCCAAAAAATTATTCAAAATAAAGACGAGCAAAAAATATATAAAAGAGCCAATTTTAATACAAGTTTGACAAAGAGAGATCAATTTGTACCTGCTGGACAAAGTACCCAGCTTATAGTTGGTGCTACACCTGACAAAGATTTAAGCATTTTGAAGCTTTCAGAAGCCTTGTACAGCAATTTTAATTTAAAGAGAGTTTATTACTCTGCCTATGTTCCTACATTATCTGACCCAAGACTTCCTGCTATTATAAAACCACCCTTACTCAGGGAACACAGGTTGTATCAAGCTGATTGGCTGCTTAGATTCTATGGCTTTTACGCAGATGAATTACTTAGCAAGTCAAATCCAGACTTTAATCCAGAATTAGATCCTAAGGCTGACTGGGCACTTAGAAATCTTCATCTATTCCCAGTGGAAATTAATTCTGTAGATTATGAAATGTTATTAAGAGTACCTGGAATAGGCGTTAAATCGGCTCAAAGAATAATAAAAGCAAGAAGGGTTGGCAAATTAAACTTCGATAACCTAAAGAAAATTGGTGTTGTACTAAAGCGAGCTGGGCATTTTATTACTTGTCAAGGTAAAACATACGAAACTTATAGTCAGAATGAGCATATAGTTAAGGAATCCCTTATATCGGCAAAACTGCTTCCTCAAAGCAAAAAATCTGTACCTGGACAAATGTCTTTATTATCAGAACTTAATGAGAATGGCATAAGCGAAGGAATGTCTGATTTATATCTATATGATTCACCACAAAACACAAAACAATGGCTCAGTTATTATAATCTGCCACAGGATGGGAGGCTATTAATAAGTGATATACATTTATGA
- a CDS encoding TIGR03915 family putative DNA repair protein produces the protein MIYIYDGTWNGFLTAVHHYYYDRENITNIESALSCSPNLIDEYREITADIDKAKAVENAIRVKISYESLDNILRCFFSEIAGREMWILNYIKLGFKIGSKIDSMLGTQTVLDVLIPARKVKSESHLMLGILRFELLENNIYYAPIKPDHNIITFIAPHFKERFADQNWVIHDIKRKLAALYNKKNMIISYMDLADIPDRHADELKFQSLWKNYFKHIAIKSRINPKLQKQFIPKRYWKQLTEKN, from the coding sequence GTGATATACATTTATGATGGAACCTGGAATGGCTTTTTAACAGCCGTACACCATTATTATTACGACCGTGAAAATATAACAAATATTGAATCTGCGCTCTCCTGTTCTCCAAATTTGATTGACGAATACCGAGAGATTACTGCCGATATCGATAAAGCAAAAGCCGTAGAGAATGCTATACGGGTCAAGATATCCTATGAAAGCTTAGATAATATTTTGCGATGTTTTTTTTCTGAAATAGCTGGTCGTGAAATGTGGATTTTAAACTATATAAAGCTAGGGTTTAAAATTGGAAGTAAAATAGATAGTATGCTTGGAACTCAAACTGTTTTAGATGTTTTGATACCTGCACGAAAAGTTAAATCAGAATCCCATCTTATGTTGGGTATTCTACGTTTCGAATTGTTAGAAAATAATATATACTATGCTCCAATAAAGCCAGACCATAATATTATTACTTTTATCGCTCCCCATTTTAAAGAGCGTTTTGCTGATCAGAACTGGGTTATTCATGACATTAAAAGAAAGCTTGCAGCCTTGTACAACAAAAAAAATATGATTATCTCATATATGGATTTAGCTGATATTCCCGATCGACATGCTGATGAACTCAAATTTCAATCCCTTTGGAAAAACTATTTTAAGCATATTGCAATCAAAAGCAGAATAAATCCAAAGCTACAGAAGCAGTTTATACCAAAACGCTATTGGAAGCAGCTTACGGAGAAGAATTAA
- the murD gene encoding UDP-N-acetylmuramoyl-L-alanine--D-glutamate ligase — MNSKLEQFKKSIKDKKVAVLGIGISNIPLIKYLVNLGVDITAFDKNTQEKLSDALSELKGLSVKYILGEDYLESLNGFDIIFRTPGMRPDLPQLVNAVNNGAELTSEMEVFISLCPAQIFAVTGSDGKTTTTTLIYKILTEEGYNCWLGGNIGTPLLSKIDEVKESDKVVLELSSFQLMTIKKCPSISVITNITPNHLDVHKSLSEYIDAKKNIFLNQTENDKLVLNYDNEVTKSFANEAKGQYVYFSRVNNIDTGVILKDGKIIVKNENEEIEVVDAESIKIPGVHNIENYMAATAATIDYVKPETIRKIATTFNGVEHRIELVRELNGIKFYNSSIDSSPSRTIAALSTFKDKVILISGGKDKGIPYDSIGQIIAEKVKCLLLIGATAPKIEEALNNYINQTDNECEVKIIHCNTYEEVVNRAYAEASPGDCVILSPASTSFDMFKNFEHRGNTFKELVNRLK, encoded by the coding sequence ATGAATAGTAAACTAGAACAGTTTAAAAAAAGCATTAAAGATAAAAAGGTAGCTGTATTAGGAATTGGTATCAGCAATATTCCTCTTATTAAATATCTGGTAAATTTAGGTGTTGATATCACTGCTTTTGATAAAAATACTCAAGAAAAACTTTCAGATGCATTATCAGAACTTAAGGGACTATCTGTTAAGTATATCTTAGGAGAAGACTATTTAGAATCACTTAATGGGTTTGATATTATTTTCCGTACTCCGGGAATGAGACCTGATTTACCACAGCTAGTAAATGCAGTAAATAACGGAGCAGAACTTACTTCTGAAATGGAAGTTTTTATCAGTCTTTGTCCTGCACAAATATTTGCAGTTACAGGAAGTGATGGTAAAACCACTACAACAACATTAATTTATAAGATACTTACAGAGGAAGGGTATAATTGCTGGCTAGGTGGTAATATTGGTACTCCTTTATTGAGCAAAATAGATGAAGTTAAAGAATCCGATAAAGTTGTTTTAGAATTAAGCAGTTTTCAACTTATGACAATAAAGAAGTGTCCATCTATTTCAGTAATTACAAATATTACACCTAATCATCTTGATGTTCATAAATCATTAAGCGAGTACATTGATGCAAAGAAGAATATTTTCTTAAACCAAACTGAAAATGATAAATTAGTTTTAAATTATGATAATGAAGTAACAAAGAGTTTTGCAAATGAAGCTAAAGGTCAATATGTTTATTTTTCAAGAGTGAATAATATTGATACTGGAGTTATTCTTAAAGATGGAAAAATTATTGTGAAAAATGAAAATGAAGAAATAGAGGTAGTAGATGCTGAAAGTATAAAGATACCAGGTGTTCATAATATAGAAAACTATATGGCTGCAACTGCTGCCACAATTGATTATGTTAAGCCTGAAACAATTCGAAAGATTGCAACTACCTTTAACGGTGTTGAACATAGAATAGAACTTGTAAGAGAGTTAAATGGCATTAAATTTTACAATAGTTCAATTGACAGCAGCCCTTCAAGAACAATTGCTGCTCTGAGTACTTTTAAAGACAAAGTAATTCTTATTTCAGGTGGTAAGGACAAGGGAATACCTTATGATTCAATTGGTCAGATAATTGCCGAAAAGGTAAAGTGCCTTTTGTTAATAGGTGCTACTGCTCCAAAGATTGAAGAAGCATTAAATAACTACATTAATCAGACAGATAATGAATGTGAGGTTAAAATAATCCATTGCAATACCTATGAGGAAGTTGTTAACCGCGCTTATGCAGAAGCTTCTCCGGGAGACTGTGTAATATTGTCGCCTGCAAGTACCAGCTTTGATATGTTCAAAAACTTTGAGCATCGTGGAAATACATTCAAGGAATTGGTTAATAGACTCAAGTAA
- a CDS encoding CheR family methyltransferase gives MDYELFKEEIFKITKINLSLYKEKQMKRRIDALIKKNNFNDYSSYVQALKLNKDLLKEFVTYLTINVSEFYRNPDQWEVLEKEIFPLLLSKKKKISIWSSACSTGDEPYTLVMVLNKLLPLSSIKILATDIDLEALEKAKNGVYSAKSLENLPKDMKSKYFTVIGDSYKINDEVKKCVEFKQFNLLRDPYPKGIDLIVCRNVLIYFTDEAKNDIYKKFNMSLNPQGILFVGSTEQLIMANKYNFKSIKTFFYEKDEDNFVF, from the coding sequence ATGGATTATGAATTATTTAAAGAAGAGATATTTAAGATTACCAAAATAAATCTTTCACTGTACAAAGAAAAACAGATGAAAAGAAGAATAGATGCTCTAATTAAAAAGAATAATTTTAATGATTATTCCAGTTATGTGCAAGCTTTAAAGTTGAACAAAGACTTATTGAAAGAATTTGTGACTTATCTTACTATAAATGTTTCAGAATTTTATAGAAATCCAGACCAATGGGAAGTTCTCGAAAAGGAAATTTTTCCTCTTTTATTAAGTAAAAAGAAAAAAATATCAATTTGGAGTTCTGCTTGCTCGACAGGTGATGAACCATATACTTTGGTAATGGTTTTAAACAAACTATTACCACTTAGTTCAATAAAAATACTTGCCACTGATATTGACCTAGAAGCATTAGAAAAAGCGAAAAACGGGGTATATTCTGCAAAAAGTTTGGAGAATTTGCCCAAAGACATGAAATCAAAATACTTTACTGTTATTGGCGATAGCTATAAGATAAATGACGAAGTAAAGAAATGTGTTGAATTTAAGCAATTTAATCTTTTAAGAGACCCATATCCTAAAGGCATTGACTTAATTGTATGTAGAAATGTACTTATATATTTTACAGATGAAGCAAAGAATGATATTTATAAGAAGTTTAATATGTCATTAAATCCACAAGGTATTTTATTTGTTGGAAGTACCGAGCAATTAATTATGGCAAACAAATATAATTTTAAATCAATAAAAACATTTTTCTATGAAAAAGATGAGGATAATTTTGTCTTTTAA
- a CDS encoding bifunctional 4-hydroxy-3-methylbut-2-enyl diphosphate reductase/30S ribosomal protein S1 — MHIVVASTAGFCFGVNNAVKIVFDLAEKSEDKVYTFGPIIHNEQVVNKLQEHGILAINSPEQVSAPSKVVIRAHGVGPSVISEFEAKGIEVVNATCPYVEKMQRLVNKKYNEGYQIIIIGDKEHPEIIGITGWCNNTAYIIDSIEQVKTLPNIEKNICVVAQTTFIREKWEKIIDSLNKRFKNVLKFDTICNATDKRQSEADKISKEVDMVLVIGGENSSNTNKLFEICRANCPETYKIQTASDIPPVDIKKIKKIGITAGASTPDWVIKEVIHNMSELNKQDLEMSFADAFESSLVTLTTGQITKGRIIGFNLNEVYVDLGFKSDGIIPMEEFTDDIDFDPEKSLKVGDEVDVFVVRVNDGEGNVILSKKKVDAVKGWEVLEDAFENKRPIAVKISEQVNGGVIGYSHGVKIFIPASQISDRFVKDLSSFVRQVVQVQIIEINKQKRKVVASARIIIERNKEFASNEIWNNIEIGKVYKGQVKSLMDFGAFVDIGGVDGLVHLSELSWNKIKHPSEVVKVGDEITVYVIDFDKEKKRISLGFKKKEDNPWVSAIKKYEVGNVITGKVVRLVPFGAFVEIEQGLDGLVHISQISSVRLGKPGDVLKIGQEVQAKITELDAEAKKISLSIKEVNPIDPKGAKKDAPVAADEELPTEHKEDMTNTIAENLNSLND, encoded by the coding sequence ATGCATATAGTCGTGGCAAGTACTGCTGGATTTTGTTTTGGTGTAAATAATGCTGTAAAAATTGTTTTTGATTTAGCAGAAAAATCTGAAGATAAAGTATACACTTTTGGTCCAATTATTCATAACGAGCAAGTGGTGAATAAATTGCAAGAGCATGGAATATTAGCTATTAATTCGCCTGAACAGGTATCTGCTCCTTCAAAGGTAGTTATCAGGGCTCATGGCGTTGGACCTAGTGTTATATCAGAATTTGAAGCTAAAGGTATTGAAGTTGTTAATGCTACATGTCCATATGTAGAAAAAATGCAACGCTTAGTTAATAAAAAGTATAATGAAGGCTATCAGATAATTATAATTGGAGATAAAGAACATCCTGAAATTATTGGAATAACTGGATGGTGTAACAATACTGCTTATATTATTGACAGTATTGAACAGGTTAAAACATTACCCAACATAGAAAAAAACATTTGTGTTGTTGCTCAAACTACATTTATTCGAGAAAAATGGGAAAAAATTATTGATAGTTTAAATAAAAGGTTTAAAAATGTTTTAAAATTTGATACAATATGTAATGCGACGGATAAAAGACAATCAGAAGCAGATAAAATTTCAAAAGAAGTAGATATGGTACTTGTTATTGGAGGAGAAAACAGTTCAAATACCAATAAACTATTTGAAATTTGCAGGGCTAACTGCCCAGAAACTTACAAAATACAAACAGCCAGTGATATTCCACCGGTTGATATAAAAAAAATTAAAAAAATTGGTATTACTGCGGGGGCGTCAACACCTGACTGGGTAATCAAGGAGGTTATTCATAACATGAGTGAATTAAATAAACAGGATTTAGAGATGAGCTTTGCTGATGCATTTGAAAGCTCACTGGTGACATTGACAACGGGTCAGATCACAAAAGGAAGGATTATTGGTTTTAATTTAAATGAAGTATATGTCGACTTGGGCTTCAAATCAGATGGCATTATTCCAATGGAGGAGTTTACTGATGATATAGACTTTGATCCTGAAAAATCACTTAAAGTTGGAGATGAAGTTGATGTTTTTGTAGTTAGAGTTAATGATGGTGAAGGAAATGTAATTTTAAGCAAAAAGAAAGTTGATGCTGTTAAAGGCTGGGAAGTTCTTGAAGATGCTTTTGAAAACAAGAGACCAATAGCTGTTAAAATAAGTGAACAGGTAAATGGTGGGGTAATTGGCTATTCACATGGCGTAAAAATATTTATTCCTGCTTCTCAAATAAGTGATAGATTTGTAAAAGATTTATCATCTTTTGTAAGACAAGTAGTGCAAGTTCAAATTATAGAAATAAACAAGCAGAAAAGAAAAGTAGTTGCTTCAGCAAGAATTATTATTGAGAGAAATAAAGAATTTGCGTCAAATGAAATATGGAATAATATTGAAATAGGAAAAGTATACAAAGGTCAAGTTAAGAGTCTTATGGACTTTGGCGCATTTGTAGATATAGGTGGAGTAGATGGTCTTGTTCATTTATCAGAATTATCTTGGAATAAGATTAAACATCCATCAGAAGTAGTTAAGGTTGGAGATGAAATAACTGTTTATGTTATTGATTTTGATAAAGAAAAGAAGCGTATTTCACTTGGATTCAAAAAGAAAGAGGATAATCCTTGGGTAAGCGCTATCAAAAAGTACGAAGTTGGAAATGTTATTACTGGTAAAGTTGTTCGTTTAGTGCCTTTTGGTGCTTTTGTAGAAATCGAACAGGGACTTGATGGACTTGTTCATATTTCACAAATATCATCAGTTAGATTAGGTAAACCAGGAGACGTTCTAAAAATAGGTCAAGAGGTTCAAGCTAAAATTACAGAACTTGATGCAGAGGCTAAGAAAATAAGCCTTAGTATTAAAGAGGTTAATCCAATTGATCCTAAAGGAGCAAAGAAGGACGCACCTGTTGCTGCTGATGAGGAATTGCCAACTGAGCATAAAGAAGATATGACAAATACTATAGCTGAAAATTTGAATAGTTTAAATGATTAA
- the cmk gene encoding (d)CMP kinase yields MPKSIAIDGPAGAGKSTIAKKVSANLGFIYLDTGAMYRTVALKAINEGVDTKSQNDVEKIVENIDITISHENNTQKIFLDGVDVSEAIRTPEVSAGASNVAVFKEVRLKLVDLQRKIASDKNVVMDGRDIGSYVLPNADLKIFLTATVDERARRRYEELLQKGQKVDFEEVKADMIIRDNNDSSRTFAPLVKAEDAIEVDSTSMTIDEVVEKIMYYYLEAGKTSPLQ; encoded by the coding sequence ATGCCAAAGAGTATAGCAATTGACGGTCCTGCAGGAGCTGGTAAAAGTACTATTGCAAAAAAAGTTTCTGCAAATCTTGGGTTTATTTATTTAGATACAGGAGCTATGTATAGAACTGTAGCTTTAAAAGCAATAAATGAAGGTGTAGATACAAAATCACAAAATGATGTAGAAAAAATAGTTGAAAATATTGATATTACAATATCACATGAAAACAATACCCAAAAGATTTTCCTTGATGGTGTTGATGTTTCAGAGGCTATTAGAACTCCGGAAGTATCCGCAGGTGCATCTAATGTCGCTGTATTCAAGGAGGTACGGTTAAAGTTAGTTGATTTACAGCGTAAAATTGCTTCGGACAAAAATGTAGTAATGGATGGTAGAGATATTGGCTCATATGTATTACCAAATGCTGATTTAAAGATATTTTTGACGGCAACTGTGGATGAAAGAGCTAGAAGAAGATATGAGGAATTATTACAAAAAGGTCAAAAGGTTGATTTTGAGGAAGTAAAAGCTGATATGATTATAAGAGATAATAATGATAGTTCAAGAACTTTTGCTCCGCTTGTTAAAGCTGAAGATGCAATTGAGGTTGATTCTACTTCAATGACAATAGATGAAGTGGTTGAAAAGATTATGTATTATTATTTAGAGGCAGGAAAAACTTCTCCACTTCAATAA
- the aroH gene encoding chorismate mutase has product MSVRAVRGAITVFENAKESILEGTKELLVEMINRNEIDNESIISVIFSVTNDLNATFPAIAARELGWNDISLMCTNEINVPKSLEKCIRVLIHFNTEKKNNEINHVYLKGATVLRPDISN; this is encoded by the coding sequence ATGTCTGTTAGAGCAGTAAGAGGAGCAATAACTGTTTTTGAAAATGCAAAGGAATCAATTTTAGAAGGAACCAAAGAACTTCTTGTCGAAATGATAAATAGAAATGAAATAGACAATGAGAGCATTATCAGTGTGATTTTTTCTGTTACAAATGACCTGAATGCTACATTTCCAGCTATTGCTGCAAGAGAACTTGGGTGGAATGATATTTCACTGATGTGTACAAATGAGATTAATGTGCCAAAAAGCTTAGAAAAATGTATAAGAGTACTAATTCATTTTAACACTGAAAAGAAAAATAATGAAATTAATCATGTTTATCTTAAGGGTGCAACAGTTTTAAGGCCTGATATATCAAATTAA
- a CDS encoding HutP family protein, giving the protein MGISGEENNVFGSKDISGAAIRIALTSDRASEKKLQMEFSQIGISSAAVDYGGEFISSVMKIVERAVVASKREGVITESHAEQGAVAGATREAISQIMPKAIGLNVGGKIGIARYKDHISVAIFFGIGLLNLNEVAIGLGHRVV; this is encoded by the coding sequence ATGGGAATATCTGGAGAAGAAAATAATGTATTTGGAAGTAAAGATATTTCGGGTGCAGCTATAAGAATAGCATTAACAAGTGATAGAGCTTCCGAAAAAAAACTGCAGATGGAGTTTAGCCAAATAGGTATAAGTTCAGCGGCTGTTGATTATGGCGGTGAATTTATTTCTTCTGTTATGAAGATAGTTGAAAGAGCAGTTGTAGCATCTAAACGAGAAGGGGTTATAACTGAAAGTCATGCTGAACAGGGTGCAGTTGCAGGAGCTACTAGAGAAGCTATATCGCAAATTATGCCTAAAGCAATTGGACTTAATGTTGGTGGGAAAATAGGTATAGCTAGATATAAAGACCACATTAGTGTTGCTATATTTTTTGGAATAGGTTTGCTAAATTTAAATGAAGTAGCTATCGGACTTGGTCATAGAGTTGTATAA
- a CDS encoding NAD(P)/FAD-dependent oxidoreductase yields the protein MAQKKVIVVGGGPAGIMAAGIAAQKGNEVILMEKNNRLGKKLLISGKGRCNITNATDIEGLIENTPGNGNFLYSAFYTFSNQDLIDFMNELGVRTKVERGDRVFPESDSAKDVLHALQNFLNKNKVRIMTECAVKRIHAKDGRVIGVELLNGNIMEANSVILAVGGMSYPGTGSTGDGYEIARKLGHTITDLKPSLVPLITKESWVRDLQGLSLKNVSVKFKNPKGKEIYNDFGEMLFTHFGVSGPVILSASRHLLSYDFKDIMLSIDLKPALSEEKLDERIQRDFDKYNRKQFKNSLDDLLPQKLIPVIVYLSQINPEKPVHQITKEERKRLVTLLKGLECTIIAARPIKEAIVTAGGIKTNEINPSTMESKKVKGLYFAGEIIDVDAYTGGFNLTIAFSTGYLAGISCNSEE from the coding sequence ATGGCTCAGAAAAAAGTAATAGTTGTTGGCGGGGGACCAGCTGGTATTATGGCTGCTGGTATTGCTGCACAAAAAGGCAATGAAGTTATATTGATGGAAAAGAATAATAGACTTGGCAAGAAATTGCTTATATCTGGCAAGGGAAGATGCAATATAACTAATGCTACCGATATTGAAGGCTTAATAGAAAATACACCTGGTAATGGAAATTTTCTTTACTCAGCTTTTTATACCTTTTCAAATCAGGATTTGATAGATTTTATGAATGAACTGGGTGTTAGGACGAAAGTAGAACGTGGTGATAGGGTATTTCCTGAATCAGATTCTGCAAAGGATGTTCTGCATGCACTTCAAAACTTTTTAAATAAAAATAAAGTAAGAATTATGACAGAATGTGCTGTGAAAAGGATTCATGCTAAGGATGGAAGAGTTATTGGGGTAGAACTGTTAAACGGTAATATTATGGAGGCTAATTCAGTAATTCTAGCTGTTGGGGGCATGTCTTACCCTGGAACTGGTTCAACAGGTGATGGTTATGAGATTGCTAGAAAATTAGGACATACAATAACGGACTTGAAGCCTTCTTTGGTTCCCTTAATTACAAAGGAATCATGGGTAAGGGATTTACAAGGCTTATCTTTAAAAAATGTATCTGTGAAATTTAAGAATCCAAAAGGTAAAGAAATATATAATGATTTTGGAGAAATGTTATTTACTCATTTTGGTGTTTCAGGGCCTGTAATACTAAGTGCTAGCAGACATCTGCTTTCCTATGATTTCAAAGATATTATGCTGTCAATTGACTTAAAACCAGCACTTTCAGAAGAAAAATTAGATGAAAGAATTCAAAGGGACTTTGATAAATACAACAGAAAACAATTTAAGAATTCTTTGGACGATTTACTTCCCCAAAAGCTTATTCCTGTGATAGTATATTTGTCTCAAATTAATCCTGAAAAGCCAGTGCATCAGATTACAAAGGAAGAGAGAAAGCGGCTTGTAACTCTTCTTAAAGGACTAGAGTGTACAATTATTGCTGCAAGACCAATAAAAGAAGCCATAGTCACTGCTGGTGGAATTAAAACTAATGAAATTAATCCATCCACTATGGAATCAAAGAAAGTAAAGGGATTATATTTTGCTGGTGAAATAATTGATGTAGATGCTTATACTGGAGGGTTTAACCTAACAATTGCTTTTTCTACAGGTTATTTAGCTGGTATTAGCTGTAATTCAGAGGAATGA
- a CDS encoding MurR/RpiR family transcriptional regulator — MNQQKNNDLLLMIQQRYDDFSKGQKLIANYIADHYDKAAYVTAAKLGEIVGVSESTVVRFAIELGYDGYPKLQKALQELIKSKLTSVQRIEVSSNRINEDNVLKSVLQSDIEKIKITLEQIELDDFNNVVETILNANRIFILGVRSSATLASFLGFYFNLIFDNVRLVHTTSVSEMFEQIMRAQSGDVVIGISYPRYSKRTIKAMQYAKSQGAITIALTDSIESPVAQCADLSLLARSDMASFVDSLVAPLSVINALIAAIGMRRKNEVYNTFEHLEKVWDEYNVYDKDDNHDVKL; from the coding sequence ATGAATCAACAAAAGAATAATGATTTGTTATTAATGATACAACAGAGATATGATGACTTTAGCAAAGGGCAGAAATTGATTGCTAATTATATTGCTGACCATTACGATAAAGCAGCATATGTAACAGCTGCTAAACTGGGAGAAATAGTTGGCGTAAGTGAATCAACTGTTGTTAGGTTTGCAATTGAACTTGGATATGATGGGTATCCAAAGCTACAAAAAGCCTTACAGGAACTTATAAAGAGTAAATTAACTTCTGTTCAAAGAATAGAGGTTTCTTCCAATAGAATAAATGAAGATAACGTTTTAAAAAGTGTTCTTCAATCTGATATTGAAAAGATTAAGATTACACTTGAACAAATTGAACTAGATGATTTTAACAATGTAGTAGAAACTATTTTAAATGCAAATAGAATATTTATTCTAGGAGTTAGAAGTTCAGCTACTCTTGCAAGTTTTCTTGGCTTTTACTTCAATTTAATTTTTGATAATGTCAGACTTGTTCATACAACAAGTGTTAGTGAAATGTTTGAGCAAATAATGAGAGCCCAATCTGGTGATGTTGTTATTGGTATAAGCTATCCCAGATATTCAAAGAGAACAATCAAAGCAATGCAGTATGCAAAGTCGCAAGGCGCTATTACAATTGCTTTGACTGACAGCATTGAGTCCCCAGTTGCACAGTGTGCTGATTTGTCATTGCTTGCAAGAAGTGATATGGCGTCCTTTGTTGATTCTCTTGTTGCGCCTCTTAGTGTAATAAATGCACTTATTGCAGCAATAGGTATGAGACGTAAAAATGAGGTGTATAATACATTTGAACACCTTGAAAAGGTCTGGGATGAATACAATGTATATGATAAAGATGACAATCATGACGTTAAATTATAA